The window GAGACCGATCTGAAATTCCGTCAGAAATTTATCGACGCTATCCCGATCCCTATCTATTACCGCGATACCGAACGCAAATTCCTTTTCTGCAATACCGCGTTTCTCGATATACTGGGGATGACCCGCGAGGAGATTATCGGGAAAAGCGTCGAGGAAAGGCTTGCGTCGGCGAATGTAAAGATACTTAACGAATACGATTATACCCAAGCGCCTACGTGGGATGACGGGGAATCCAACGATACCCTCGAGGCGGAAACATTGTTCCGCGACGGATCGGTGCATACGATTCTATATAACCGTTCGCTGATTTACAACGCGGACGGAACTCCCGACGGCGCGATCGGGGCGATGCTCGATATTACCGACCGGAAGTCGGCGGAGGCCGCGCTGCGTGAATCCGAGGCCAAGTACCGCGTGCTGGTCGAGAACCTTCAGGAAGGCGTGTTTATTATCGACGACGAAAAGTTCGTATTCGTCAACGAAGCGTTCGCCCGTATCACGGAGGCCACAAAAGAACAGCTTTATTCCATCGATGTGATTGATGTGATCGCGCCGGAATGCCGCGAAGAGTTTATGAAATTGACGTTCGAGAAACACGATAATACCTCGATAGAGGGTATGGAATTTATCGGCCTCTCGCTGGGAACTCCCCAGAAACGGAAATATATGTCCATGAACTCCCGGCAGATCACTTATAACGGCAGGCCTGCCGCGTTGGGAACCGTGCGCGATGTCACCGAACGGAAGCGGATGGAGATCGAGATGATGGAATCGGAGGAGCGTTTCCGCAGTATATTCGAAAACGCCCCTGTCGGTATCTTCCAGTCCCTCCCGGATAATTCGCGCTTCTCGAAAGTAAATCCTACGTTCGCGAAGATATTCGGGTACGATTCGCCCGAACAGTTGACCGGGAGTATCACCGACGTGAGCGAGCAGCTCTACGCCGATAAGGAAAAGCGCGACCGTTTCCTGAACGAGGTGCTCTCCAACCGCGACGGGTGGACGACGACCGAAGAAAGGTTTATTCATCATACGGGGAAGGTACTGATAGGCGAACTGATCCTCCGGCTGAAACGGAACGAGAACGGCGACCCCGAGTATTTCGAGGGATTCTGTAACGATATCACCGAACAGCGTAATATGGAGGAAGCCCTCAAGAACTCCGAGCAGCAGTACCGGACGCTGATCGAAAATATCCAGGAAGGCGTACTGATTATTATAGAAGATAAAATCCAGTTCGCGAACCAGCCCTTTGTCAGGATGATCGGGAAATCCCATGAAGAGATCATCGGGCATAATATTAACGATTTCGTGGTTACAGAAGAGGGATCCGGTAATGTGTTCGCACCGGAGGAGCATGTCTGTATGAAAGAGGGTTTCTGCGAGTACTATGTTTTGCTGAAAGATAACCCTCAGAAACCGAAGACATTGCATATCTCTTCCGCGCGTATCGATTATATGGGGAAGGAGGCGTTCCTGGGGACCGTACGCGATATTACCGAAAAACGGCGCGCCACCGAAGAACTGGTTCACCGCGATAAATTCCTTGAGGGCGTATCGCATGCGATGCTGGAACTGGTGACTAATACCGACTTCAATACCGCGATCAATAATTCATTGGAAAATATCGGACGCAGTACGGATGTGGACAGGGTATACCTTTTCCAGAACGAGAGCGACGGACACGGCGGGAAAATGATGTCCCTCAAGTTCGAATGGACTGCGGATGGTATCGCGAAAATCAGCGATATTCCCGAAATGGTTCATGTCTCCATGGACTGTTTTTCAAAAGAATGGTTCGATACGCTCTCGAAGGGCGGTTTTATCGACGTGATTATAAAGGATCTTTCCGGTGAACAGCGGCAAAACTACGAGTCCTTCGGCGTAAAATCGCTCTTAGCCGTACCGATCCAGATTAAAGACTATTTCTGGGGTTTCCTCGGTTTCAACGATTGCCATGCCGAACGGACATGGTCGGCGTCGGACGAATCGTTATTAACCGCGGTCGCGGGCGGATTAGGCGAGGCGATATCGCGGCACGAGGCGGAACAGGAGCTCATCAAACTTTCGCAGGTGATCGAATATAGCCCGTCATGTATCGCTATCTTCGATCTCGACGGGAATTTCGAATATATCAACCCCAGTTTCCTTGAGAAATCGGGCGAGTTCTTTAAGGAGGACGGCGAACTGAAGCGTCTCGATGTCGATAAGCTCGATCCCGCGATAAAGGAAACCGTACTTTCAGGGAATGTGTTCCGCGAGGAAATGAAATTTGAAAAAGGCGGCGATGTTACATGGCTCGACACCTATATCTATCCGATCAAGAACGATACAGGCAAGATTACGAACCTGACGTCGATGCAGATGGATATTACCGAACGGAAGAACGCGGAAGAAAAAGTCCGTCAATATATGGCGCTCCAGAAATCGATACTCGAGAGCGCGGAAAGCGTCAGTATATCGTCTCTGGATAAAAATGGAAGTTATATCCTCTTTAATAAAGCGCATGAAGATATGGTATGGAAACTCTGGATGATGCATCCGAAGATCGGTGTATCCCAGCTTGACTGGCTGCGTGACGTACCCGCCGCGCGTGATGCAATAAAAAAGCAGATCGATTTCGTGATGAGCGGGAAAAGTATGACCAGTGTCGAGGCGTATTTCGAGAGAAAACTCCCCGACGGGCATTCCATATTTGTCCCGTACGAATACTCGGATAAGACCGACGTGTGTGTATACTATGAAAATATTCATAGCCCCATCCTCACCGAGGAGGGCGAGATTATCGGGGTTACCTCGTTTGCGTTCGATATTACCGAACGGGTGCGGGCAGAGAACGAGCTCCGTTCCGCGAAAGAGGGTGCCGAAGCCGCCACTAAGGCGAAGAGCGAATTCCTCGCCAATATGAGCCATGAAATCCGTACGCCGATGAACGCGATTATCGGGATGACCGAGCTCGCGCTCACCAACGATCTCGACCAGAAGCTCGCGGAGTATCTATCCATCATCCGCGGCTCGTCGCAATCCCTCCTGCAGATCATCAACGATATTCTCGATTTTTCCAAGATCGAAGCGGGCAAGATGGAATTGGAACAGACCGAGTACAACCTTTCCGAGATA of the Brevinematales bacterium genome contains:
- a CDS encoding PAS domain S-box protein, with the translated sequence MRNKTISFLSLIRFACMFLIIILSGARLYAASQLTNLTPEEKEWLKQHPVIRVAPNPMFPPIEWYDEQGEVQGLSIDFLKLIARQLDVKFDIIRFQSWDEAVKSIKNKEVDLLSAAAYTDELGKFLLFTMPHINLTGAVVAKKTVTEFLDDNKISTMACAVLAGSMWEGYLKIRYPDIDITTVNSIPEGLDLVSEGDVDCLIDNIATLSYFIDKEGVKDLRIAGELDFLVKHGFAVRNDWPVLHQILQKAIAATSHEDVMKLINKWIAGKIAPPPPPEQISSIIIIVLGIGAFLFGTLMINRSLKRQVIQKTKQLNIELSERIKTEEKLQQARDELELRVQERTKELRELNDDLQREIEERIKIEKKIETDLKFRQKFIDAIPIPIYYRDTERKFLFCNTAFLDILGMTREEIIGKSVEERLASANVKILNEYDYTQAPTWDDGESNDTLEAETLFRDGSVHTILYNRSLIYNADGTPDGAIGAMLDITDRKSAEAALRESEAKYRVLVENLQEGVFIIDDEKFVFVNEAFARITEATKEQLYSIDVIDVIAPECREEFMKLTFEKHDNTSIEGMEFIGLSLGTPQKRKYMSMNSRQITYNGRPAALGTVRDVTERKRMEIEMMESEERFRSIFENAPVGIFQSLPDNSRFSKVNPTFAKIFGYDSPEQLTGSITDVSEQLYADKEKRDRFLNEVLSNRDGWTTTEERFIHHTGKVLIGELILRLKRNENGDPEYFEGFCNDITEQRNMEEALKNSEQQYRTLIENIQEGVLIIIEDKIQFANQPFVRMIGKSHEEIIGHNINDFVVTEEGSGNVFAPEEHVCMKEGFCEYYVLLKDNPQKPKTLHISSARIDYMGKEAFLGTVRDITEKRRATEELVHRDKFLEGVSHAMLELVTNTDFNTAINNSLENIGRSTDVDRVYLFQNESDGHGGKMMSLKFEWTADGIAKISDIPEMVHVSMDCFSKEWFDTLSKGGFIDVIIKDLSGEQRQNYESFGVKSLLAVPIQIKDYFWGFLGFNDCHAERTWSASDESLLTAVAGGLGEAISRHEAEQELIKLSQVIEYSPSCIAIFDLDGNFEYINPSFLEKSGEFFKEDGELKRLDVDKLDPAIKETVLSGNVFREEMKFEKGGDVTWLDTYIYPIKNDTGKITNLTSMQMDITERKNAEEKVRQYMALQKSILESAESVSISSLDKNGSYILFNKAHEDMVWKLWMMHPKIGVSQLDWLRDVPAARDAIKKQIDFVMSGKSMTSVEAYFERKLPDGHSIFVPYEYSDKTDVCVYYENIHSPILTEEGEIIGVTSFAFDITERVRAENELRSAKEGAEAATKAKSEFLANMSHEIRTPMNAIIGMTELALTNDLDQKLAEYLSIIRGSSQSLLQIINDILDFSKIEAGKMELEQTEYNLSEILDQIIDMFRNRAIEKDIEMIISADKGVPMLLLGDPLRISQILINLVSNAIKFTEIGSVIIKVEVKKKYDHVVQLLFSIADTGMGISKEQIKKLFESFTQADGSTTRKFGGTGLGLAISRSLVELMGGEIWVESAEGKGSTFFFTIAAELQTKVKTKGLVLPKELSDLNVLIVDDNDATRIVLSQMLTSFGFRTVSVPGGADAIKELKKRPGKKDKQFGLLMIDWKMPEQNGIELAKEIKQNKVWEKIPVILMTAFGSVREINEAKNIGVDAFLFKPIKQSQLFDIIIDLFSGDPERKNLSRKDMLTRESINRSFVRGARVLLVEDNRINQKVATEILSQAGVNVEIAGNGIEAIEAVKSKPYHAVLMDVQMPEMDGFEATRRIRQDPRFIDIPIIAMTANAMKGDREKCIESGMNDYISKPIHIEELFSVLKKWIEPGGFELSAEDAKQVAGNGQFPSELAGIDIKSALKRLENNKELYLELLQDFLQENKGFVDKIRQSLKKRDKDTAHRMAHTLKGVAGAIGASDLYLSTR